A stretch of Methanosphaerula palustris E1-9c DNA encodes these proteins:
- a CDS encoding type II toxin-antitoxin system RelE family toxin: MVYEVVFTHQAERAFAVLPQAARIRIEIALERYAANPFHRQDVKKVRGCPPEKPRYRIRIGEYRATFRIIRNRLVICVLAVGKKEHFEY, translated from the coding sequence ATGGTCTATGAGGTGGTCTTCACCCATCAGGCCGAGCGAGCGTTTGCAGTGCTGCCCCAGGCAGCACGTATCAGGATCGAGATCGCACTCGAGCGGTATGCGGCGAATCCATTTCATCGTCAGGACGTGAAGAAGGTCAGGGGCTGCCCGCCCGAGAAGCCCCGGTACCGGATTCGGATCGGTGAATATCGGGCGACGTTCCGGATCATTCGCAACCGGCTCGTCATCTGTGTCCTGGCCGTCGGAAAGAAAGAGCATTTCGAGTACTGA
- a CDS encoding DUF7557 family protein, giving the protein MSTTTVQLRSETKAKLDDLKLYPRETYDELIGRLADAAYDDESLSPEEIEAIRVSERDIEAGRVRSLREIMRDLGDDRAIRSLVE; this is encoded by the coding sequence ATGTCGACGACAACGGTCCAGCTCCGATCAGAGACCAAGGCGAAACTGGACGATCTGAAACTCTACCCGCGGGAGACCTACGATGAGCTCATCGGACGGCTGGCTGATGCAGCGTACGATGACGAATCGCTCTCCCCTGAAGAGATCGAAGCGATCCGGGTGAGCGAGAGAGATATCGAGGCCGGCCGCGTTCGCAGCCTGCGGGAGATCATGAGGGACCTCGGGGATGATCGGGCGATCCGATCCCTGGTGGAATAA